The window AATTATACAATAAGTTCCTAACAAGTTATTGAGCTTTGttagttattttttcaataattatttaaatagcGAATGTCAATGATCTGCTCACCTTAACATGAAGATTTCGAGTAACGGAGTCTTTTCCATCAAACACGAGGCAACTATTGTTACAGGAATGTCTCCCAGTCTTATGGGCACAATCGGCACATAGACACGGCAGCATCTTGAGCCTTGATGTAAATGAAGAACTGGTGGTCACCAAATGAAGTTCTCGGGTTGTAAGAACGAACCTGACAACATAAGTATGTGAAAAAGTTAATATCATCAATTGCTGAAAATAAGATACaaactaatttaataatgaattcaacTGAAATACCAATACTTAGAAATGCATGAAGCTGCATGATAGTTAGATCGAATATATAacaaagtgccggttgcacatcagccggttaaattttaaccgtgattattcCACGagacaatcagagaagctgtcttttcaaaaacgcctacTCTGATTGGTCTCttctaatcacggttaaaatttaaccggctgttgtgcaaccggaccaaAGTATTTACTTTTCTATGAAGGGCTACTGATATGATTGAAGTAAAATAGAAAATCCAACATGTGTTTtgcttcaataaaatataaaaaagtacTGGATGAtcttaatttcaattcaatacatTTATTGAGTTACACTCCAGTGAGCTTGAGTGCtcaataagatattattttttgaagaagtGAGCAATTCATTGCAATAATAAAAATCAGGAAACCGTTTATGAGAATCTTTACTTCAGTTCTCTCAAGTACTGCTATACAAGTCATTTAATACATCTTGAATTGTGACTTGCAACACGAAGATTACaacgaaaataaaattattgggaAGTTAAACTCCGGTTGTGAATCAGAATTCAAAGTGGAAagtgtcatacatgacatcattaaaaaaatatattaataaaaattgaaaactacaGACATTTAATCAAATGTATTGAATGAGATAAGTTAacttatatgaaaaatatgGTACAGAAAATGATAGTGGTAGTTTAAATtgatatgaaaataaattgcaACATTATACTTTCAAACAAAGcaacaaatatttcaaaaatatgctTTGCAACTCAAGTGCTACAATCGAGAGCATGCAAATGATAATGATATTCATCATCTAAGGTTCCACAGGTTCCATATCGAATTTAAATGAATACGACCAACATTTAACATAGTTCAGTTGAACTATGAGGAAAATAAACCAATATTCAAACGAGTGATCCGCTAAATTATCATaatcaaattatagaaatttgaaGATAACTGATAAAGTATTATAACATGGCTACTTGATTCTGAAATTATAGGAAATAACTAGTACCCTTGtaatagttttgaaattataCTCGACTAGTTTCAAGATTTATGTCattttctgagaagaaaactgaACAAACTTGATGCTGTCAGAGCTTACAGGCCGTCAGAGCTTACAAGGCTGTCAGAGGCTAGTTGAAtgttgaattatagaaaataattagTACCCTTGTAACATTGTTAAAAATTATACACTACTGGTTTCGAAATTTTTATCATTCTCAGAGACAATAACTGTTTCAACTTACAATGCCATTCAACTCGACATGAACAAACTTAGCTATCAGAGCCGCGGAGCACACGAGTGCTTCAACGTCGGTTGTCATGTAGTTGAAAACGGACACACGAATGCCAACCTGCTCTCCTTGGTAACTTGATTTGGGCATCTCCACATTGATGAAGAATGGGAGCACTCCGACATACTGTAACAGAAGAATTATATTAGAAAGAAAAGAAATTATATGATTGCCGACATACTGGAACGGAAGAATTTATCATAGAAACTGGATCAATGTATATAATTGTCTATTAATTGGTTTTACGTACTTTAGTATCCTTTATCGAATCAAAGAAAAATCAGCATTCGAGAGGACATGGATTATATATAACTTCATACGACGGAAGAGTTTTCTAAATTGAGTAGGATAACTTTGATACAAGG of the Nilaparvata lugens isolate BPH unplaced genomic scaffold, ASM1435652v1 scaffold8436, whole genome shotgun sequence genome contains:
- the LOC120349138 gene encoding CD109 antigen-like, which gives rise to MVSAFSMSPRLGFGMLPKPIEYVGVLPFFINVEMPKSSYQGEQVGIRVSVFNYMTTDVEALVCSAALIAKFVHVELNGIVRSYNPRTSFGDHQFFIYIKAQDAAVSMCRLCP